From Leptospira stimsonii, the proteins below share one genomic window:
- a CDS encoding acyl-CoA dehydrogenase family protein, with amino-acid sequence MIETNYFSDNADLQENFQTIVDWKEIIDGFEGDFEDQKEYQKNGKEELAMAPGSYEDALEYYKSILESGGEIAGKQIAPLAKDMDVEGLKYSSGKVTFPEAMVKGINQVKDAGILPYSIGRHHGGLGIPATVQTMMMEMFSRADGSFAITLGCLNLAETIERFGSPEMVEEYVPKMARGELFGAMALTEPNYGSDLPNLQTKAIKDANGVWRLTGAKRFITHGCGFEGIPAVILTLARTGTPTSGARGLSFFLVKSSDVFIAGIEKKMGLHCSPTCEVVYENSPGILIGEEGYGLVRYSMAMMNGARLSIAAQAMGIATAAYMEAKKYASEREQFGKTIQNIPAVRKMLSAMDREIAGMRAILLEASRSIDLYHWKSERLKLKGADEKETRKDETIRKWEKLANLFTPLSKYYITELANKIAYDGLQIHGGAGFTYDYDISRIYRDVRITNIYEGTTQLQVVAAIGGIVSGMSAKGHLRQYFEEEFSKISASSLLIENKETFEKIVEAYTSVENSSLRDEVAFEVVESTARILIGLLLERSASRLKGETKDKKALLAREYNLESKAILASNKIEIENRQGQLTLA; translated from the coding sequence ATGATAGAGACTAATTATTTCTCGGACAACGCGGATCTACAAGAAAACTTTCAGACGATTGTAGACTGGAAAGAGATCATCGACGGCTTTGAAGGCGACTTTGAAGATCAAAAAGAATATCAGAAAAATGGAAAAGAAGAACTGGCGATGGCGCCCGGTTCGTACGAAGATGCATTAGAATATTATAAATCGATTTTAGAATCCGGAGGTGAAATCGCCGGAAAACAAATCGCACCTCTCGCAAAAGACATGGATGTGGAAGGACTTAAGTATTCTTCCGGAAAAGTTACGTTTCCCGAAGCGATGGTAAAAGGAATCAATCAAGTCAAAGATGCGGGGATTCTCCCATACAGCATCGGAAGACATCACGGGGGACTCGGGATTCCTGCGACCGTTCAAACGATGATGATGGAAATGTTTTCCAGAGCGGATGGTTCCTTTGCCATCACTTTAGGTTGTCTCAATCTCGCTGAAACGATCGAAAGATTCGGTTCACCCGAAATGGTGGAAGAATACGTACCAAAGATGGCAAGAGGAGAATTGTTTGGAGCTATGGCCCTCACCGAGCCGAACTACGGATCCGATCTTCCGAATCTTCAAACAAAAGCGATCAAGGATGCGAACGGAGTCTGGAGACTCACAGGAGCAAAACGTTTTATCACGCACGGATGTGGGTTCGAAGGAATACCCGCCGTGATTCTTACTCTTGCGAGAACCGGAACTCCTACGAGTGGAGCGAGAGGACTTTCCTTTTTCCTCGTCAAAAGCTCCGATGTCTTCATCGCTGGGATCGAAAAGAAGATGGGACTCCACTGTTCTCCGACTTGCGAAGTCGTTTATGAGAATTCTCCCGGAATTCTCATCGGAGAAGAAGGTTACGGTTTGGTGCGTTATTCTATGGCGATGATGAACGGCGCCAGACTTTCCATCGCGGCCCAAGCAATGGGAATCGCGACCGCGGCCTATATGGAAGCGAAGAAGTATGCTTCCGAAAGAGAACAGTTCGGTAAAACGATCCAAAACATTCCCGCAGTGAGAAAAATGCTTTCCGCGATGGATCGTGAAATCGCAGGTATGAGAGCGATTCTTCTGGAAGCTTCCCGTTCGATAGACCTCTATCATTGGAAATCGGAACGTCTGAAACTCAAAGGTGCGGACGAAAAGGAAACCCGCAAAGACGAAACCATTCGTAAATGGGAAAAACTGGCAAATCTTTTTACTCCATTATCGAAGTATTATATTACGGAACTTGCAAACAAGATCGCGTATGACGGACTTCAGATCCATGGCGGCGCCGGATTCACTTACGACTACGATATCTCCAGAATTTATAGAGACGTAAGAATCACGAACATCTATGAAGGGACCACACAACTTCAGGTCGTCGCCGCGATCGGAGGAATCGTTTCCGGAATGTCCGCAAAAGGTCATCTCCGTCAATACTTCGAGGAAGAATTCTCCAAAATCTCCGCCTCTTCCCTTTTGATCGAGAACAAGGAAACGTTCGAGAAAATCGTAGAGGCCTATACTTCCGTGGAAAATTCTTCTTTGAGAGACGAAGTTGCTTTCGAGGTCGTGGAATCGACGGCTCGGATTTTGATCGGACTTCTTTTGGAAAGATCCGCGTCTCGCTTGAAGGGAGAAACAAAGGACAAAAAAGCTCTTCTTGCCCGGGAATACAATCTCGAATCCAAGGCAATTCTCGCCTCCAACAAAATCGAAATCGAAAATCGTCAAGGACAACTGACCTTAGCGTAA